CAAGGCAGAACAGGGCAACCCCGATCTGCACTGATACGCCTTGGCAACTTGTGCGCTGTACCTGTTGCGCAAGCCGTGTCAAACCTACGCTTGAGGCTTGGAACACTTCTGACAAAAATCCCATGCATTGCCCTCAAAGCACGCCATCACAGTACCAGCTTCGCAGCGGTCAGGCCTTGTCACTGCATCTGCCTCAAGGCCACGAACTGTTCTGCCAACAAGGACCGTTGCAACTGGCCATCGGCCCCTTGAGCTTTACCGACAACCATTTCGGCCAGCTCATGGTGCTGCACACGGGCCAGAGCTGGCGCTCACCCTCAAATACCTGGGTACAACTGAGCACCCGGCAAGCGGGTCATGCCCAAGTGCAGGTTCATCAGCCCCAGATTCAGCAAAGCTGCACTACTCCCATCGAAGAAGCAGTGCAGCTTGCTAAAAATGACCAGCCTCCGGGCCTGAACTCCACACCGGCCAAAACCTGGCGGCAGGTACTGAGCATGCGCAGTCTCAGCTGGAGCAGCTTCAGGCGCGGGCAGCGCGCAGCTTGACCGAGAAGTCTTTGAGCGCGGCAATACCACTGGCTTCTGCACGCTGGCACCAAGCCTGCAGCTGACTGGTCAGTTGCTCGCGGCTCAGCGTGGTATTCAGCCACAGCTGGCGCAGCTCTTCACGCATGGTCAACATCTGATCAATCACCGGGTGGGCGGCCCGCGCCTGCGCCAACTGGCCTTGTGCGCGCTCTGGCACTTTTTCTGCATCACGATGCAGCCAGCGCTGAACACCCTTGAGTAAAGAAACATCTGATTTTTGCGCCTGCTTTTGCTTGAGCAAGTCCAGCTCTTGCTGAACAGCAGAGCGCACGCCGCGCGCATAGCGGGCCATGACTTCGTAGCGGTTGGCGATGATGGCTTCCAGAGTCAACTCATCAGCCACCGGCTTGACCGCGCCCATGCGCAGGCGCGGCGGCGTCTTCTTGACCTTGGCCCAGCCCAACTTCTGCATGATGCTGATATAGAGCCAGCCAATATCAAACTCATAGGGCTTGACCGAGAACTTGGCCGACGTTGGATACGTATGGTGGTTGTTGTGAAGCTCTTCACCACCAATGATGATTCCCCAGGGCGACAGGTTGGTGGAGGCGTCCGTTGCCTCGTAATTGCGATAGCCCCAGAAATGGCCTAAGCCATTGACCACGCCAGCGGCCCAGAAGGGAATCCAGACCATCTGCACCGCCCAGATGCTCATGCCGATGACGCCGAACAGCGCCAAATTCAGAATCAGCATCAGCGTGGGGCCCCAGACCGAGTGCTTGGAGTACAGATTGCGCTCCAGCCAGTCATCGGGCGTGCCATGGCCAAACTTCTTGATCGTTTCCGTATTCTTGGCTTCGCTGCGGTACAGCTCAGCGCCTTCGCGCATGACTTTGCTCAGGCCACGCGTCTGCGGGCTGTGAGGGTCGTCCACGGTTTCGCACTTGGCGTGGTGTTTGCGGTGAATGGCCACCCATTCCTTGGTCACCATGCCCGTACCCAGCCAAAGCCAGAAACGGAAGAAATGGGAAGGCACAGGCCCCAGATCCAGAGCCCGGTGCGCCTGACTGCGGTGCAGAAAAATCGTGACACCCGCAATCGTGAAATGGGTGGTGATCAAGGTGTACAGCAGCAACTGCCACCATGACAGATCCCACAGCCCGTTGGCCATCCATTCCACGACTTCATTCCAGAGCAAGCCAATATCCAGCGACATAAATAACAAAGCCTTTGGCAAAAAACCATGCTCTACCTTATAAAGCACGGTCGTGCAATTTTAGGTGAGCTGCTTACAAGCCTACTGCTGATACCCTGACAGCTGATACCGGATTTGCACTGAAGTTACGCTTTCTTCACCCAAACAGCGGCGAAAAACCCGTCAGTTTCGTGCTGATGCGGCCACAGGCGCAGATAGCGCTTACCGTCACCTCCACCGCTGCACAGCTTGTCGCCATCGGCAATCTTCAGCTGCTCCAGCACGTCGGCAGCATTCAAGGGCTCAAACTCAGGGTGAGCAGCGCTGAAGGCTTCGGCAATGGCTTCGTTTTCCTGCGGCAGGATGGAGCAAGTAGCGTAGATCAGGCGGCCACCGGCCTTGACCAGACGGGCGCTGCTTTCCAGAATAGCGGCCTGCTTGACAGTCAGCTCTTCCACGGCCTTGGGGCTTTGGCGCCACTTCAGGTCAGGGTTGCGACGCAAGGTACCCAAGCCCGAGCAAGGCGCATCCACCAGCACGCGGTCAATCTTGCCGGCCAGGCGCTTGACGCGTTCATCACGCTCATGAGCAATGGCTGCGGGGTGCACATTGGACAGACCCGAGCGCGCCAGACGTGGCTTGAGTGCATCCAGGCGGTGACCCGACACGTCAAACGCATACAGGCGGCCGGTGTTGCGCATGGAAGCGCCAATCGCCAGAGTCTTGCCGCCGGCACCGGCGCAAAAGTCCACCACCATCTCGCCGCGCTTGGCATCCAGCATCAGTGCTAGCAGTTGCGAGCCTTCGTCCTGCACCTCAATCGCACCACGATTGAAGGCATCGACCTTGGCCAGCGCAGGCTTGCCATCGACACGCAGACCCAGTGGCGAGAACGGTGTGGGCTTGGCCTTGATGCCAGCTTTTTCCAGTTCTTTGCGCACTTCAGCGGGCTTGTCGTTCAGGGCGTTGACGCGCAAGTCCAGCGGCGCAGCCTTTTCCATGCTCGCAGCCAAGGCCCAAAATTCGTCACCCACCTGGGCCTTGAGCGGCTCAACCAGCCACTCGGGCAGGTTGTGGCGGTGGGATTCCATCAGCTCTTCAGGCTTGATGTTGTCGCAAGCGTCCAGCCACTTGAGTTCCTGAGGCGTCAGCGCAGCCTTGATAAAGGTCTCGCTGTCCTGGCCGTCCTTGTTCTTGACGTTGCCTTGCTTCTTGCCCTGCTCACGCAGGACAGCAGCAAAGCCGAGAATGGCCAGACGGCGCTCACGCGGGCCGCTGCCGGAATGTGCCAGGCCTTCAAACAACAGCTTCTTGCGCAGCACGGTGTAAGTGGTTTCGGCCAGAGTGGCGCGCTCACGCGGGCCGAGGTAACGGTTTTCGCGGAAGAAGTAAGACACCACGGAATCAGCCGCGTGTTCAAAAGTCATGGCGCGCTTGACGAGTTCAGCGCAAGCGTCGAGAAGCTGTTTGGGATGCATAGCCCCAATTGTCCCACTGTCACCCTGGCCTTGGCTTGCGCCAGAAATCTATGGCCCCAAGCGTCAACGAAGATTCATAGTAAAAACAGGCTCTAGCCCTTTTAGAGCATGCACTAACCGCTCATCTTTTAAAAACATCATGTCCGACCACAACCTGCCGCCCCTCATCACCACCCCGCCCGGCCTGTACGAACATTACAA
The sequence above is drawn from the Comamonas sp. 26 genome and encodes:
- a CDS encoding fatty acid desaturase, whose amino-acid sequence is MSLDIGLLWNEVVEWMANGLWDLSWWQLLLYTLITTHFTIAGVTIFLHRSQAHRALDLGPVPSHFFRFWLWLGTGMVTKEWVAIHRKHHAKCETVDDPHSPQTRGLSKVMREGAELYRSEAKNTETIKKFGHGTPDDWLERNLYSKHSVWGPTLMLILNLALFGVIGMSIWAVQMVWIPFWAAGVVNGLGHFWGYRNYEATDASTNLSPWGIIIGGEELHNNHHTYPTSAKFSVKPYEFDIGWLYISIMQKLGWAKVKKTPPRLRMGAVKPVADELTLEAIIANRYEVMARYARGVRSAVQQELDLLKQKQAQKSDVSLLKGVQRWLHRDAEKVPERAQGQLAQARAAHPVIDQMLTMREELRQLWLNTTLSREQLTSQLQAWCQRAEASGIAALKDFSVKLRAARA
- a CDS encoding RsmB/NOP family class I SAM-dependent RNA methyltransferase produces the protein MHPKQLLDACAELVKRAMTFEHAADSVVSYFFRENRYLGPRERATLAETTYTVLRKKLLFEGLAHSGSGPRERRLAILGFAAVLREQGKKQGNVKNKDGQDSETFIKAALTPQELKWLDACDNIKPEELMESHRHNLPEWLVEPLKAQVGDEFWALAASMEKAAPLDLRVNALNDKPAEVRKELEKAGIKAKPTPFSPLGLRVDGKPALAKVDAFNRGAIEVQDEGSQLLALMLDAKRGEMVVDFCAGAGGKTLAIGASMRNTGRLYAFDVSGHRLDALKPRLARSGLSNVHPAAIAHERDERVKRLAGKIDRVLVDAPCSGLGTLRRNPDLKWRQSPKAVEELTVKQAAILESSARLVKAGGRLIYATCSILPQENEAIAEAFSAAHPEFEPLNAADVLEQLKIADGDKLCSGGGDGKRYLRLWPHQHETDGFFAAVWVKKA